Genomic window (Verrucomicrobiia bacterium):
GCTATCGCCTGAATAAAACCCCACTTCAGGACAGCATCATCACCGCCTTCCACGAGCAGGAAGGGCGCATGCCGCTCAAAACCATGTTGATCAAACCCGTGGCCGCCTTGCTGACCCTGGCGTCCGGCGGTTCAGCGGGAAAGGAGGGGCCGTGTTCACACATCGGCGCAAGCTTGGGCGCCGGGTTGGGACAACTGCTCAATCTCAATTCCGAACTGCAAAAGCGATTAGTCGCATGTGGTGTGAGTGCCGGTTTCGCCAGTGTGTTCGGCACGCCCATTGCCGGGGCGATTTACGGAGTCGAAGTACTGGCCATCGGTCGCGTGCGAACGGATTTTCTGCTTCCGGCCATCATCGGCGGCGTGACGGCTTATCAAACGAGCAAGTTCTGGGGCGTGCCCTACGAATACTATCAACTCCCCTTCCTCTCGACATTTTCGGAATGGGGGTTCATCAAGACGATAATTATCGGCATCATTTGCGGACTGGCCGCCCGGGTGTATGTCGGCAGTTTTCACCTCATCCGCGACGCCTTCGAGCGCTTGCGCACCACGTTCAAACTTTGGCCGCCCGCTCTGCCGCTGATCGGTGGTGGATTGTTGTCGTTGCTGATCTTGGTCATCCCGACGGATTATCTCGGACTGTCGCTGCCTTTGATGGACTCCGCGCTGCGCGGTGAACCTGCACCATACCTGGGTTTCCTGTGGAAAAGCCTGCTCGTCGCCATCACGCTCGGCTCTGGATTTTACGGAGGCGTGGTGACGCCGCAATTTGTGATTGGCGCGGTCACTGGGAACGCCTTCGGACATTTGCTGGGCATCAATCCGGCACTGGGCGCGGCGGCGGGACTGGTGGCAGTAGTCGCTTCCGCTTCCAACACACCCATCGCCGCCATTCTGCTTGGCGTTGAATTATTCGGCGGCAACGGACTGTGGTATGTCGCCGGAGCCGCCATCAGCGCTTACCTGCTGATCGGCCATCGCAGCATCTATCCGGACCAACCACTCGCGTATCCCAAATCATCGTGGATTCGGATGCGGCCCGAAATGCCCGTTGGCCAAGGCAAAGTGCGCCTCTCCTACGGTTTACTGAAATGGTGGAACCAGCGCTTTCGCCGCTAACCTCGTCGCACTCTTAATCCCGGGCGGCGCGCTTAATTTGAGGTTTCGCTCCGTGACGCTTCCGCGTAGCCTACCGACCAAATTCATGAAACGATACATTGTAGCGATCTTGATCCTCATGGGATTAAGCGCGTTGGTTTTCAGTTTCTCGCGGTCCAAACCGGCCTCCAATTCCGCCCCACCGGACGCGACCACCGTAAATAACGTCGCCAGCCCATCCACACCGACCGGCCTCGATTCGCCAGCTACCGCGGCCACGCCAACCGCGACGACTCCCAACACTGCTGGCGCGGCGAATATAACGAACCACCCAGCAGCCTCAACCTCCTTGGGAGGAACCGTCAGTCCGCGTCAACGGCCTTGGGATTACACTTTCCTCGATCAATTTCACGACACCCCGCAACGACATCCCGTGCGCTTTGAATTGGTAGCGGGTGAATTTGCCGCCGGTACCATCACCCACACGGAGTTTCAGGATGGTCACGTCATCGTGCTGGCTGGCGAATTAACGTCGCCCGAAACGGGCCGATTCTCGTTTCGCAAACAAACGCTGCCTGGCAAAGCGGGTGATTACTCAGGCGAAGTCACTTTTCCGGCGAGCCAACGGGCTTACCGCCTCGAACCGCTCGGCGCTGCGGGTAAAACGGTTCTAGTGGAACGCCGTTTGGACGAGGTGTTATGCCTGACATTACCACCGCCCGATCCGGGTTTGACCGCCGCCGATGTAGAAGAAATGCCGCCGTTGCGACCGGACGACGTGCCGAACTTCGTGCCGCCGCATAATGACGGCATCATTTCGTTGCAGAGTCTGCCGGGGGTCGTGCCGGTGGTTTACATTGATTATCGCGGTGGTTACACGCCGACGTGGGGCGGAATCACCTACGAAAAACCGAATGTCAACAACACCGTGATCAAAGACGTGTGGAAACGGGTCGCCGAGGACTTCATGCCGTTCAACATCAACGTCACCACGGACATTCGCGTTTATGAAGCCGCGCCGGAAAACAGCCGGCAACGCTGCGTCGTCACGCCCACCACCACTGCGGCTCCGGGCGCCGGCGGTGTTGCCTATCTCCAGGATTGGAACAATACCGGGGATCGTCCGTGTTGGTCGTTTTATTCCAGTGGCAAAAGCGCGGCCGAAGTAATTTCGCATGAAGTGGGTCACACACTCGCGCTCAGTCACGATGGCCGCACCAGTCCCGCCGAGGAGTATTACGGCGGTCAAGGCAGTGGCGCGGTGGGCTGGGCGCCGATCATGGGAGTGGGTTATTCGATGCCGGTGGTCCAATGGAGCAAGGGCGAATACGCAAACGCCAACCAAACGCAGGACGACCTGTACGTCATCACCAATAACAACAATAACGTCGCTTACCGCGCGGATGACACCGGCGCCACGCTGGCGACTGCGCGTTACCTCGAGATTTATTCCAATTACACGGCGAGCGCGGAAGGCGTGATTGAAAGAACGGGCGACACCGATGCGTTCCAATTTACCACGTCCGGCGGAGCGATTTCACTCTCGGCCAATCCGGTCGGCGATTGGGCTAATCTCGCCATTTCCGCCACTCTGGCCGACGCGGCGGGCACGATCATGGCCAGCAACAATCCGCAAACTCAGTTGAAGGCGAACATCGCCTTGAGCATCCCGCCCGGCACCTACACCTTTCGCGTCACCGGCGCGGGGCGAAATAACCCGATCTCAAACGGCTTCTCGGCCTACGCCAGTCTGGGCTATTACTCCATTACTGGAAACGTGGCCGGGGCCGTGTTGCCCACGCGGCTGGTGGTTGCGGAAAATTCTCCCAACGGTTTTGAGATTGGCACGGTGCCCGCGCTCAACCCCGACGCCGATCCGCTGGCGTATGGAATCACCGCAGGCAATCTGGGCGGCGCGTTTGCTCTTGACGACATCGGTCGGCTCACCGTGGCCAATTCCAGCGCGCTCGACTATGAGGCGCTCGCCGCAACCACGCAATTACCCGTGCAATTCGAATTGTTCGTGAACATTACCAACCTCGCAAATCCCGCGCTCACCGAACTGAACCGGC
Coding sequences:
- a CDS encoding chloride channel protein: MLATVLQWLLLATLTGVMVGSGVSLFLIALFAFTDATAGVPLWWQMVLLPAAGLANGLLLYYGYRLNKTPLQDSIITAFHEQEGRMPLKTMLIKPVAALLTLASGGSAGKEGPCSHIGASLGAGLGQLLNLNSELQKRLVACGVSAGFASVFGTPIAGAIYGVEVLAIGRVRTDFLLPAIIGGVTAYQTSKFWGVPYEYYQLPFLSTFSEWGFIKTIIIGIICGLAARVYVGSFHLIRDAFERLRTTFKLWPPALPLIGGGLLSLLILVIPTDYLGLSLPLMDSALRGEPAPYLGFLWKSLLVAITLGSGFYGGVVTPQFVIGAVTGNAFGHLLGINPALGAAAGLVAVVASASNTPIAAILLGVELFGGNGLWYVAGAAISAYLLIGHRSIYPDQPLAYPKSSWIRMRPEMPVGQGKVRLSYGLLKWWNQRFRR